TGGGATGAAGGTGCTGCTCAAAGTGCATGCGCAGTTTCATGAAAACTACGGCTTCTCATGGATTGTGGATGATATTGATCCCAACTATACCTTGGGCGATATGGCGAGAAAAAGACAGGAGATTATCCAGACCTTGAAGGAGGAAGGAGTCTTTGAACTGCAGAAAGAGCTGAGGCTCCCGATGTTCTGTCAGCGCATCGCCGTTATTTCCAGTGCTTCGGCAGCCGGATATGGAGACTTCTGCAACCAGTTGGCTGACAATGGGTACGGATTGCAGTTCATCACATCCCTCTTTCCTGCCACGATGCAGGGCGAGGGAGTAGAGCAGAGCGTCATTGCTGCCCTCAATCAGATCAATGCTGAGTGGGAGCAATGGGACTGCGTGGTCATCATCCGAGGTGGAGGTGCAACCAGCGATCTGTCGGGTTTCGATACCTTAGCCTTGGCAGAGAATGTGGCCAATTTCCCATTGCCTATCATCACGGGTATCGGACATGAACGGGATGAAAGCGTGCTCGATATGATTTCCTTCCGCCGTGTGAAGACCCCTACGGCTGCAGCGGCTTTCCTCATCGACCATCTCACGGAAGTGTATGTTCGTGTGATGGATGCTCAGGAAAACATCGTGCAGAATGTGAAGCACAGACTGCAGGTGGAGCGGATGAGGCTCGAAAGATTGAGCAGCGGAATTCCTGTGCAGTTCTCATTGGTCAAGACCAAACAGGGCGCAAGGCTCGACCGACTGATGGCTCGCCTTTCCTCTCATGTACAGGAAAAACTGTCGCGGGCGCAGCGTCATCTCGAAATCCTTTCGCAGAATGTGCAGCCGATAGCTGAAAGAAAACTGCTCAATGAAAGTCACAGACTGCAGATGCTCGCCCAACGCATGAAGGCGCAAGACCCGGAATTGCTGCTCAAGCGCGGCTATAGTATTACCCTGAAAGACGGGAAAAGCGTGCGCTCGGCTGGGCAGTTGAAGGAAGGAGACATCATAGAAACAAGGTTTGCGGATGGGGCTGTCAAGTCGGAAGTATCGAAAAACTAACTAGAATAAAAGCATAATAATCAGATAAAGCGTATGGCAAAAGAAGAAATCAAATACGAGCAGGCTGTTAGAGAGCTTGAAGAAATCGTAGAGAAAATGGAGAATGATGAACTGGATATTGACCAGCTCTCAGAGCAGTTGAAGCGTGCCAAGCTGCTGGTAAAGCTTTGCAAGGACAAACTCACCAAGGCCGACGAAGAAATCAAGAAACTGCTGAACGAAGAATTATAAAAAGAATCTTCAAAAGTGAAAGGAAATTGGAAGAAGGAATAAATGCAATGCGTAAGAACATACATAAATCTATGTAAATATGCATTTTGAGTAAGAAAAAACGAATATAAATAACGCTTTTGCTAAATATTAGGCGAAAAAGTTGCAGATTAACGGAATATTTTGTAATTTTGCGGCTAAATATTAGTAGAACATTTAAAAATAAGATGTTATGAAAGACTTGGATTGGTCTAATTTGTCATTCGGCTATCGCCAGACTGACTACAATGTTCGCTGTTACTATCGCGACGGCAAATGGGGCGAAATAGAAGTTTGCTCTGATGAGTATTTGAAATTGCACATGGCTGCAACTTGTTTGCACTATGGTCAGGAAGCTTTCGAGGGTTTGAAGGCTTACCGTTGCCCTGATGGCAAGGTGCGCGTGTTCCGCATGGACGAGAACGCTGCCCGCTTGCAGAGCACATGCCGTGGTATTCTTATGCCAGAGGTGCCTACAGAAATGTTTGAGGAAATGGTCAAGAAGGTGGTTCGCCTCAACCAGGAATGGATTCCTACCTACGAGAGCGGAGCTACACTCTATATCCGTCCGCTGCTCATCGGTACAAGCGCTCAGGTGGGTGTGCACCCAGCTACTGAGTATTGCTTCCTCATTTTCGTAACTCCAGTGGGTCCTTACTTCAAGGGTGGATTCTCTACCAACCCATACGTCATCATCCGTGATTTCGACCGCTCTGCTCCTCTCGGAACAGGTATCTATAAGGTGGGTGGCAACTATGCTGCTTCTCTCAGAGCCAATTCTATCGCTCACGAGAAGGGTTATGCTTGCGAGTTCTATCTCGACGCCAAGGAGAAGAAATACATGGACGAGTGTGGAGCTGCCAACTTCTTCGGTATTAAGAACAATACATACGTAACTCCTAAGAGTACCTCTATCCTCCCATCTATCACCAACAAGAGTTTGATGCAGTTGGCTGAAGACTTGGGTCTGAAGGTAGAGCGCCGACAGATTCCAGAGGATGAGTTGGATACATTCGAGGAGGCTGGAGCTTGCGGTACTGCTGCAGTAATCAGTCCTATCAGCTACATCGACGACTTGGATACAGGCAAGCGCTACAACTTCGGTGAGAAGCCAGGTCCTATCTCCAAGCATCTGTATGATACCCTCCGTGGCATCCAGTATGGTACCATCGAGGATAAGCACGGCTGGACTACTGTCGTTATTGAGTAAATTTTTTAAGAGAGAGATAATTGGAAAGTGCACTCTTGGTCAGTGATGGCTTGGGAGTGCATTTTTTTTGTTTTAAACTCTCTGCTGTATAAAATTCACGCAATAATCTGAAAAAGCCAAAGACTGACAAGCTTTTCCCTGTAGAAAATCCTTTGGAAAAATAAGGAATAGAAAGTTAACAGTCAACAGTTAACAGTTAGATTTTTTCTACTTGCCACTTTTACACCTTATTATAATATAATATATATATATACTTTTTTTGATAGAAGGGGGTGGGGGTATGCAAAATAGAACTGTTAACTGTTGACTGTTGACAGCCTTTATTAAGACTAAAGCGAGCCATCTATCGACCAAGCTCGGTCGTAATAGATGGCTCGAATTGTGTTTAAATAGAGCTTAAAAGCCTGTTATCTTTTCTCATTTATCTGACTGGAATCACGTAATATTCTCTGTCCACATCAAAGTCGAGTATCCACTGGTCGAGAATAATATGATCATCCAAAGCCTTGATTTCTACCACATGATTTCCCTTTTTGAGTGTGGTAAAGAAGCTTTTTCGGGTCTGTCCGCGCCAAATATCCATCTTCCAGTTGGTGTGATTATACGCATCTTTGAGTGAAATCGTAACGGGTTCCTGATCGTCTATCATGACGCTGATGCGCATATCTCCTTTCTGGTTGGTATAGTCAGGAATCGCTCCTATGGTGAAGCGTGCGTCGCCTTCCATGTCTGTATTCACCACATATTTAAGGATGGCACCTTTGTTCATGGAGACGGCTTGCGTACTGTGCCCCGTGAAAGGCAATAGCTGTATGCTGCTCTGCGTGGCAGAAGTCCACTGGTAGGCATTCTTCGCTATTACATCCTTGATGAGCGCATAGCTGAGCGGCTTCAGGTCTTCCGATCTGTCGAAAGCATTCTGCAGACTTTTCCTGATTTCTGCAGCCGACATCGTGCCTGGAAGTACTGGAGGCTGGGCAGAAGGGTCGATTGCTTTCAGTTTCTGATAGGCAGTAAGACTCAGCGCTGCGGCAGCCTTGGCTTCATCATCCTTGCTGAAAAGTCCCGGACGGGCAATGTGGCGTGCTTCTTGTGCCTCCAATTCTTGCTCGGCTGTGAGGGCTGCCATGAGGATAGGATTGAGTATCATGTTGCGGAATCCTTGCTGCTGATAGGCCGTGAGGGTGTTTCCTACGTTGGTTGCCTTGGTCTTCAGCAGGTCGTAATCATACAGATAACGCTCCAGCTCGTTGCCGAATTCGCCCGAATGGAATTCGTATTCGCCGAAAGGCATGGTCATGTATCCGGTAGGACGGATGTTGGTGAGCCGGTAGTATTCCTTCATGAGCGGCATCAGTTTTCTTCCCATAGCAGCGCCGAAGAGCCTGCTGAGCCATTGCTCATAGTGCTTCTCCAGGTTGGCTGTGGTGGCTGCATTCCTGTTCCAAGCCTGCTCCATGAAAAGGGAGAGCTGGTAGGCACCAGTCTGGGGATTGTTGACATCGGCTATCCAGGCTTCGTCTTCATGGCTGCGGGAGTTGTGCGATTTGTGGGCCTTGCCTTTGCGGGAACCGTTGTCCTGACTGTCTGCACCGAGTTCGTTGAGCATCAGAGCTGGCGAGAGGTCAGAAAATGACAGTTGGTTGTCTTCCCAAATCAGCTTGGTGAGTTCTAGACTTTTCTTATGTTTCTTGTTGTGTTTCTTGCCGATAATGGTTTCAGTCACCTTTCCGTTCTCTGCCACGAGAATGTCGAAACTGTCAGTTACCTGTTTGTCGATGTTCATCCCATGCTTGTTGTTCATCTCATGTTTTCCTGAAGTTTCCCCATGCTTGTCGCCTTCCCATAGCGTATTGGCTCTCAGGCGGAGCATCAGTCGGCAGAGACGGCTCAGGTTCTTTCTGCCCATCCATGCATGGTCGTTGAGCATGAGTCCGCGGTAGGTTGTGGCTGGAACCTGCAGGGATTCAAATCCTGCGGCAAGGGAGAGAGTCTTCTTCTGCAATGGAGCCACATGATAATAGTTGGTCCAGGGTGAAACGCCAGCCAGACTGGAGAGTTCCATGATGCCGTAGGCTGTTCCTCTGGCGTTGCTTCCCACGACGATGATCTTGCCCTGACGGGTACCAATCCAGAATGCATCTTTCTGGGTGATGAACTGGTGAAGCGGAACTCCAAGCTTCTCGATGGAAGAAAAC
This is a stretch of genomic DNA from Segatella hominis. It encodes these proteins:
- a CDS encoding glycosyl hydrolase 115 family protein, which codes for MINIKKILLSAVFVALGGISVLATSKRKEPAAPAPSTIYWNDVYGKVYYSKNANVSPVVKIALNMFSDDMKAILGYPAKEKSNANIQIYQLDLLSNKEFSSIEKLGVPLHQFITQKDAFWIGTRQGKIIVVGSNARGTAYGIMELSSLAGVSPWTNYYHVAPLQKKTLSLAAGFESLQVPATTYRGLMLNDHAWMGRKNLSRLCRLMLRLRANTLWEGDKHGETSGKHEMNNKHGMNIDKQVTDSFDILVAENGKVTETIIGKKHNKKHKKSLELTKLIWEDNQLSFSDLSPALMLNELGADSQDNGSRKGKAHKSHNSRSHEDEAWIADVNNPQTGAYQLSLFMEQAWNRNAATTANLEKHYEQWLSRLFGAAMGRKLMPLMKEYYRLTNIRPTGYMTMPFGEYEFHSGEFGNELERYLYDYDLLKTKATNVGNTLTAYQQQGFRNMILNPILMAALTAEQELEAQEARHIARPGLFSKDDEAKAAAALSLTAYQKLKAIDPSAQPPVLPGTMSAAEIRKSLQNAFDRSEDLKPLSYALIKDVIAKNAYQWTSATQSSIQLLPFTGHSTQAVSMNKGAILKYVVNTDMEGDARFTIGAIPDYTNQKGDMRISVMIDDQEPVTISLKDAYNHTNWKMDIWRGQTRKSFFTTLKKGNHVVEIKALDDHIILDQWILDFDVDREYYVIPVR
- the xseA gene encoding exodeoxyribonuclease VII large subunit; protein product: MVKHLSLFELNSIVREIISMSLPDSYWVEAELSEAREAYGGHCYMELIEKDERSNTPIAKAHASCWRNRWMLIKPHFERVTGQRIHAGMKVLLKVHAQFHENYGFSWIVDDIDPNYTLGDMARKRQEIIQTLKEEGVFELQKELRLPMFCQRIAVISSASAAGYGDFCNQLADNGYGLQFITSLFPATMQGEGVEQSVIAALNQINAEWEQWDCVVIIRGGGATSDLSGFDTLALAENVANFPLPIITGIGHERDESVLDMISFRRVKTPTAAAAFLIDHLTEVYVRVMDAQENIVQNVKHRLQVERMRLERLSSGIPVQFSLVKTKQGARLDRLMARLSSHVQEKLSRAQRHLEILSQNVQPIAERKLLNESHRLQMLAQRMKAQDPELLLKRGYSITLKDGKSVRSAGQLKEGDIIETRFADGAVKSEVSKN
- the xseB gene encoding exodeoxyribonuclease VII small subunit, with amino-acid sequence MAKEEIKYEQAVRELEEIVEKMENDELDIDQLSEQLKRAKLLVKLCKDKLTKADEEIKKLLNEEL
- a CDS encoding branched-chain amino acid aminotransferase, which produces MKDLDWSNLSFGYRQTDYNVRCYYRDGKWGEIEVCSDEYLKLHMAATCLHYGQEAFEGLKAYRCPDGKVRVFRMDENAARLQSTCRGILMPEVPTEMFEEMVKKVVRLNQEWIPTYESGATLYIRPLLIGTSAQVGVHPATEYCFLIFVTPVGPYFKGGFSTNPYVIIRDFDRSAPLGTGIYKVGGNYAASLRANSIAHEKGYACEFYLDAKEKKYMDECGAANFFGIKNNTYVTPKSTSILPSITNKSLMQLAEDLGLKVERRQIPEDELDTFEEAGACGTAAVISPISYIDDLDTGKRYNFGEKPGPISKHLYDTLRGIQYGTIEDKHGWTTVVIE